A segment of the Mugil cephalus isolate CIBA_MC_2020 chromosome 13, CIBA_Mcephalus_1.1, whole genome shotgun sequence genome:
ACGGAGCCACCGAAGCATAAAAGCAATTCCAGTCTGAGCCGCATGCCCTCTTGTTTTAATTACAAAGTAACAGATAGTAAGCATTAAGAGCCATATATAATTATCTGGGATGTTGACAGCAGCTCTGCTGATGACCTTGCACAAGTCTCCTGATAGACCAAGCAGAACCCTCACTGCCCGTGTGAAATTCCCATTGGCGTGCAAGGTAAGGAGAGAAAATCTATATTGCGCTTCCCTCATCAAATTTTCTGATTAGCGGCGAGAAACAAACGCGTCTGATGAGGCTGCCATCATTCCGTTTCTACTGCAGTCAGAAGCTGGGTGGCACTGACGGGGTATTTTGCAATGCAAGTTCTACAGGGAAAAATATTGCACCTGTGAATCTTCTTGTAATTGCGGAGCCAGTTTTATAGGGTGCATCTAGTCTGCAAGTCAGAAACGACTAATCAGAGTCATAGGATTGCTTTGGTAGTCCACCTCgaatgtttttgtcttcagcaTGCATGTTTGGACATGTGTGAGAAGCTGAGTGATTTGACTgcaataaagacacaaaaaggcAACTTGTGCACAGATGCATTGTGCAACCACTGAGATGTATTGTGagtaattgttgtttttgtaattgtGGATTTTTGAGTGTGCGATAGGGTGTAGGTGTCATTTCTGAATTTGCAGCCATGTAGTTTTAACAATTTTCAGGAGGCAAAAACATATCAAACATGAAATTGTTATAGAAAGTGAATTGTGCAAAGATAATTTAACTTAGCGATTAAAATAAGTGTTAAGAAAGCCAAGACAAGTCCTTACTTTTCGACCCATCATGGTGTAAGATTTCCCAGAGCCTGTCTGCCCGTAGGCGAACACACAGGTGTTGAAACCCTTGAACGCAGCTTTCAGGACATCGGTGCCCAAGTCTTGAAAAATCTTAaacaagaagagagaagagattaCACAAGCATGCTGACAGATAATGTACCTACCACTACCATAAAAAGCAACCGGGAGTTTGAAGTAAAGAGTAAATGTACCTTCTCCTGAGATGCAAATGTGGGGCTTTCTCCGTCGGTCGAGTCGAATGAGAAGTCGTAAGAGAAGGTTTTCCCTCTGTCCTTCAGCTTGTCAAGTCGAACAGGTGAAGGCTGGTATTTGAAACACCCAAACTTATTAAAAAACTTTACTGACTGCAGtgaatttgtattttgtgaTAATGTACCTTGTGAATAGATGTAGTGTTCCCCTTCATGTGAATGATCACCTTAGATGACAACTGCTTTTCTCTGtgagtagaaataaaaaaaagtgggttCAATAACATTTGGATACGTTTGAAAATGAACTGAAGCAGATATTCCACCTACCTTGTGTTCAGTGGACGCACTCGCACCGCTACCCgcactgaagacatttttcatCAAAATCAGACGGAGCAACGTAGCTGGCGATTCTCCCGGCCTGTCTTCTCCTTATCTGAAAGAGGAGCACGTGTGCAGAGGATTTCACTGCTAATTATCACACCTGAGGCCTGTCTGCACTCACTTTCTCCATGTTATACACAAACCAACCACTGGGACACTCCCTTAAACTAAAGTTTTAGGATGTTGTTCTaatcttctaaaaaaaaaaaaaaaaaaaagagagcctCCACCGCACTATTTATTTGCATGGAGTTCGCGTAGTAGGTTATCAAAAAATCAGTGAGAAAAGTTTTCAAGTCTATTGAAGTGACACAGAAATCACTCAAGTACTGCACTTAAATACAACTGTGTAGTGATATTATATGCTACTTTGTAGTTTCAGAGAGaaatattccacttctttgaCCTTTCCTGTAAttttaatgtgaacattttaaatatatgacaaccttttaaaatacacaaaggtTTCCCAACTTTGGTGTTTCTGATGTGTGTAATTGGGGTCACGTCACAATTGGTAGCATGAAGCTCCCCCAGAAGGTGATTTTCCCTTAAACTCCTCACATGACTTAATTTCACTGAAAATTGAAATTCATCCAATATCTGACCAAAAAGAAACcttagagggaaaaaaaattagagaTTTATGGTTCTTTTCCGACAAATCATCAGATTTATCTAATGTTTCTGCACATAACACCAAATATAAATAATTGTTTCactataaatgttaataaatcaGTCAGGAGAATCAAACCTGTTATTGCAGTTTAGTACTTTTGCTGCTAAAACCTTCCTTATgtgacatttttgacacagtATTGTGAGTGAATATTTTTGCAGTGGTATTTTGGTAATTTGCTCACAAAATTATCTGAATATTTATCCCACTACCGCGTCACACAGGGGAGAACAAGTAGGAGGCTTGCAATATTTATTAGAAATGCAATTTGgcacagaagaacaaaaatcAATACAGTGACGacgttcatttttattttttgttgttgttcatctcCTGCAGTGTTctagaaaagaaaattcaaGAGATAACGCATTGGATTCGAAAGATTTGACAAGAACTAAAATCTAATTATATTAAATGATGCCTGACCAGTGGCATTAAAAACTATATGGGTAATTACATCCACTATAGATCTCACATGTGGATCAGCTGGATTGCCATTAATCACTGGGTGGGGATAATGGATCTGAATTCAGTAGGCAGTAGTCACGCACCTCTGGCTGAAGGCTAAGTGAGGTCCTCACTGTATCCTCGACGTGAGGATACGCTGAACTTTTCCTTGAGACTTAATTTTAGCGGTGAAAATTGAACAGATAATACGGTTAGCTGCATCTCTATGAAAAAAGATTCCCCAAAGAGGAACAATGGTTCATTGTGGTACGAGGGGTGTAACTTTGCAGCTTGAGCGAGGAATAGAGCATATAAAAGGATATCCACTGGAGACCCACTGAATATGAGAAACGTACTGTGGAGCCGAAGCTCGACGTgtaataaaagaagaaagaaaaacagttggGAGCCTTCTCTAGTAAATTAAGACTCTACGCATCAATAAATGAAGGTCTCGGGTTTGGTTAACGGAGTGGCGGGAGGACATCAGTCTGCTATTCTATCCTTCACTACACTGGCACTGAGGCTGATGATGATTAAGGTAAAGCAAATGTCTCCAAACGAGTCATAGTTGAAGAAAGATAAATGAGGAAAgtgggaggagagaaaatgatATATAAACCATAGAATACATTAAAATTAAGTGGGATCATTCTGGGACAAAGAAAGTATTTCTCAGGCTATTGACTAAACTACACTAAAAAGGGCTATAAATCAGCATAAAGATACAGCTCCGCGTAGAGACGGATTTAAACAGGCTCTGGGGTCGGTGTTGGATGAAAAGCTCGCTCAAGTCTAAAATATGGAGATTGACTGTCTTTGCCGAGGAGGGCAAACATTATGCAAGAGTCACAATCTTTACACTTGTGAAGGAGTCGGGTACGTTCTTATAGATCCATTGCTTGGATTGCTGTATTATGTCAAATTACACTCAccgaccactttattaggtacaccttgctagtaaaaggttggacccccttttgccttaagaactgccttaattattCGTGGcttactttcaacaaggtgttggaaacattcctctgagattttggtccatattgacatgatggcatcacgcagttgctgcagatttgccGGCTGCACATCCGTGATGTGAATCTGGGAGCGAGGGTTGAGCCGCTCACGTGGCTCAAACTGAATTCAAAGATCTCTGGATAATGTGATCAAGTGGACGCAACAGCTGaggctttaaaaatattaatacacAAAGCAAAATACATGCAGGAATGTGCAAATGTGTGGACACGCTCTCAAAAAGTCAAGGAAGTACACTTAGAGAAGGGTTCCAGAGTGTGGAAGAATAATAAATGTACTTAGGTCCGTGGCAGGTTCTGACTCAGGGGTTGACAGAGAGTCAATGATGATGTATAGAGCAATAATCAGATCTATTATTAACTATGGATGGCTAACGGTTCGGTTGCTCCCACAATGATTACCAAAACTGCATATTGTGCGAGCTAAAACCCTGAGAATGTGTAGTGAGGCACAACTTCAATATCTGCCTTATTGATAGAAATGTTAGCGTTGCTTTTGCAGAGCAGATGAAATAAATTTGGAGTGAAATGCTCAATGAAAACATAAGGACGTGATGAAGGATTTCATGGTGCAACAATATGCCTGCTACATCAACACTGTAAGAGGAAAAAATGGCCAAAGAAAACTTTGGAAACACTTTGGAGAAAATTAGAACAAATAATATCAGTGCCTGTGGGTACGGATCAGTTGTACTGTTGTTGCTAAACCCAGACCCTCACGTTGATTTAAGTAGTAAGAATATTAACAAGAAAAAGGATTGAGGGGATATAGTGATTTATACGCTTGCGGGGATACACTGATTTAGACAGATGGAGCAAAGAACTTGGAGAGTGGGAAAAAGACAATTGCAGTTGTCTCTGAATTAAAAAGACATCAAATCTGATGACAGTGTTCATAGCAGAGGTGCTGGAAATATTGCAGGCATTCAAGTAGACAAAAAGAAACCAGACGTGTACAAATGAGtacattcagcagcagcagcgttcaCTTCAGTAAGAAAATCATCTAATCCAAGGTTACCTTCATGTGCTGGCAAAGATTTAtcaacattatatatatttcatgaaGGAAGGTGTGAGATCGAGGTTTTAATTAGAGATCATGTAGAGGTGGAAAAATAATACAGTACTggagaaatgaatggaaatttCCTCTAAccttcattaataataaaaataaatcatccatGTTGGTTCtactgaacagaaaaccttgaaaaaataaaaacaataaaatatctcGCCTACAAATGGAAAGACTTAGTTATGTATGTGAGTACATTTATGATTATATATGTATCAGTCtataaatgtgcatttgtatGCATATACATGCGCAGGTATACTCACTATCTATACCTGTACTGTttgcaataaaatattaatgtaaataaattacttCAAGCATCTGGAGAAACTAGACCTGGACAACAGAATTGAACTGATATTTATCCAGTTTTGTAAATACCACATTTACAAAACATGGTCCTATGAGCTCTACTAGTGTTCACAAGAGTCCTGCACTAATGAAGCTCCATGAAGGTTATGGTGATACATTCAAGTTAAAACCGTGTACCAAAAGTGGCAAAAGtgcttctgttattttgacagcccCATTTTAGTTAGTGAGCTAGGCCTAATAATAGAAtctgctttgtgtttaattcaatacaatttaccagcaccacaaactgcatcTTCCTAAATGAGCTTACAGTTACCATCTGCATTACGCTGTTTAATCATAAACTGACAATAAAAGTTATGAAAGGAGAAGTGGTAAGGttagaaatatatttacagaAGCAAAGATtattgtacctaatgaagtggcggGGTGTAAAACATCATGGCAGAAATTAATGTTAGTGACAAACGGTAGGGGGCAGAAATGTCACGTCTGGTCTGACTACccccagagaagaagaagaagaagaagaagaagaagaagaagaatctacTTTTCCCATGATGCAGCGCGGCAGAGACCCGGCGCGGACATTCAAAACCATGGCGGAAGACTCGATTATAGTCATATCAAACTCGGAGGACACTGAAAATACGTCCCCAGATATCAGCGTAGACCCCGCGGTGAGACGGTGTCTCTCGTTTTCGTCGGAAAAAGATATTAGCACTGCGGGGGAACCGAAGAGGGCGTGTGAAATCCTGACGTTACAAAGTGTTCCCGACGCCCCGAGTCCACGTCCAGAATCTTTGGAAGTTTCTGAACAACAactcacaccaccaccactgggTGTGAAGATATGTTTGAAGGCGAAAAATGCGATTAACTTAAAAGATGCCACCCCTAAAGAAAACGGTGTGAGTAATGTGGAAGACAAGGAAAACGCTGCCGTGCCCCCAATAACCATGACTCAAGGTAACTTCAGCCTTCACTCTTAATGATGATGGTGTACAATGTATTTATTgacttgtatttttgtattttactcttattatttatttattgacaaaCTTTGGGGAAAGGACTCTATCTACTCTTTATAGTTAGTTTGTAGACTTATTCTGGACCTTACAAATATCCATAtagtatctatatatctatataatatTTGTATAGTAGGTCTACTCTATTCACCagtcagccagaacattaaaaccactgcccGGAGAAGTTaatgacattgatcatcttgtgacaatacagtgttctgctggaaaacttttggacctggcattgctgtggatgttacttagatatgtacccccaccccacagcaatgacacatcTTGATTGCAGCACCCACCCCCAACAGGATCCAGCTTGACACAGGCGCATCACAAAActggtacaaaaacaaacaaaaaaaaaaacgtcaaatacagcacaaggtgttgacctggccttcacgttcactaaatcccaaactgattaaggatctgtgggatgcactggaacaagcctgatccacagaggccccaacccataggacccaaaggcccccagtaacaacaacaacaacaaagttgaAACAAAGGTCAAGGACTTGTTTCACACTCATCCAAAAGCTTCTATAACATTTGAAAAGTTATGAAAAGTTCGTTCACTTGATCTATTATGCACATGttgctgttattattaataCTCGACATATATCCCTTTAAACTAGAAAAACTGGATTTGACTTATTCCTCCCACAACAGCCAGACATTAGCTATATGTCAGGAGAGTGAGCACAATTTCTTCATCAGAAAACCGGccttatttaacatttaaccagCTGGCATTGAGTAAGACCGTCCCATTACtctaatgacattatttctacACAGATAACACACAAGAGGACAACACTTCTAGTCTGGGAGGTTTTCAAGACTCCAGTGCCAGTAAACAGAACACCGACGCAGAGGACCGAGACGCTGAGGTTTTGAGAAAAGCACAACAGGAGGGCCGTGTGAATGTGGTGTTCCCCGGCACCGTGACTCAGGAAGGCTGCTGCCGCTTCGTCAGCGAGATCCTCAAGTGCATTCTCTATCAGAGACAACAGCTACCCATGACGTACGACCAGCTGGTGTACTCCCAGAAGAAACAGCAAGCGTCAGTGCAGGTGAGGAGGAAATGTTATCGTAGAGCACTTCAGGTGTTCACAAATGAGGGAATTTCGCGGAGTGCTTGATGAACGCCTTTTGCTTGTCAGGATAAAGACACGGTGAGTCGGAGGCCGGTGCAGTCTACAGACGTGGAATCGCGCAAGTGTCAGCAGACCCttcaggagctggaggaggtgctgcagcagctggaggtgcTGTTCTCCGTTAGCAGGGTGCCCCGTGTGCTACTGTTAATGGGCGGCTCCCTCATACTCCCCAAAGAGCTGTACGAGATCAACATGGAGGCGCTGGCGTTGGCCAGCGGAGATCGATGCCTGCGCGTGTCGTCGTGCCTGAGGCAACTCTTCCGCACTCTTTTCGTGGCCGACCTTTTGTCCGACACCAGACCCGTTCGCTTGATGCCCACCACGGTCTTGGCGCTGGCTCACAGGGATTGCGGCGTCGGCTGGTTCCGCCCTAAGCTGCAATTTAAAGTCCCAACTCGCGTAAAGAACCGAATCATCGCTCTGTCTACCGATCCCAGCATCTTTGTGGAACCAAGGGCAGAGGGCTCAGAGGGGCAGGATTATGTGTGGTTTCAAGCCCCCATGACTATTAAGGGCTTCAGCAACTGAACTGATGAAATTTGGGAATACTCTAGGACTGGAGCtccctttttaaaaagcttaaatTTTTAATTGAgctgtacatattttaattaagagttacgttttttcatatttttgatTCAATATCAGTTTATTGACCCAagcagtttgtctttttttttttttttattgtcttctgAATTACAGACAGAATACATTGTGGTCGCCAAGTGATGAAATCTATGAACACTGTGCTATtgattatttataaaaaaatatttcacttatTACAACGCATCAACATGATATCAGTGCAATACATTTTTCTGAGCACAACTTGAAGCATTTAATCAACTATATTGCTTCATTTATTCTGAATGCATATAGGTGCTAGTATTAACTGTGCATGTTTACTTTCAAAACTCTGCAATAATCAAGCGACATGACGCATTGTAGTGTGGAGAAGATCCAAGCTACAAGGATCAACATGTATCCCATTTGgaataatcaataaaaaaaagcaactgtgCCATAAGTGCATCAAACGGTTCAGAACTTCTTCTCTACTTTCttgacaaaatttaaaatgtcgTTGGCTAACAGCTCGGGTTCTTCAAAGGCAGCGAAGTGGCCACCGCGCGGCATGAAAGTGTAGGTGTAGATGTCGTGATACTTAGGCCGCGCCCATGATTTCGGGCAATGCATCAGCTCTCCAGGGAAGGCAGCCAGTCCAGTAGGCACAAAAACTTTAGTCCTGAAAcaagagatatatttttatcaatCATCCTCAGGTGAGAGGATCAAATTAAAGTTTTCAGATGTCCAAAATAATTAGAATGTACGAGCAGTCGGCACATACTTTGCATCCACTCTATTTTCAGGATCACTCTGTAAGTTTTCTTTGTAGAAGCGCATGGAGGACACTATGGAGCCTGTGGTCCAGTAGATCATGACATTTGTCAAGAGGTCATCCAGGCTGAATTTTCTGTTCAaaaaccacatttttatttttttattaattacaaCCAGAAACAATCACAAAAAACACGAATGTAATTGTTATGTCAGGTATAATTCTTGTACCTTTCCAGTCCGCCATCCTCCAGTTCTCTGTTCTTCAGCTCGGTCCAGGTGGAAAACTTTTCCAGGATGTAGGCTGCCAAACCTACAGGTGAGTCATTCACTCCACAGCCTGCAAACACGATTTAGGATGAAGAAATACTCGGCAGTTGGCTTGTTCGAGGTTGATTTGCTTCAGTTCTGACGAACGGTGAATTTGTCTTTGACTGTGACTATAATTACAATGGACACTGGTTTTAGAATGAGAATCAGCTTTACTGGCCAAGTATGTGTACAAATAGAAGGAATATGAATCCTGTCTCTTTGCTCATTGGTACAAcgcaaattaattaaataagcTTAACCTTAAATAAACCATAAATTACCACCTCAGACTCACCCGAGAAGAAGGAATGTATCAGCATTTAAGGTTTTATTGTGACAAGTTTCCAGGGAGGACACAGTGCGGTTGAAAAATAAGTTGGTAAACATGCCACATCAAGCAAAACCTGTTTGGCCGTGTTTAAGTAGTTACTCATAGATTCTTCTGGTTAAACCAGTTAAAAGTTAGAGTTCCTGATCAATGATTTCAATCAGATTGAAGAAACATTGTCTCAGTGATTGTAAtctatagattttttttggtcAGAGTTAGTGTGGTGGTTTactcgctgtgtgtgtttgttcccaACCTGCAGTGTCTGGTTTAGTTCCCTGAATGTGCATGTAGCCCGTTTCCTTCAGTATTTCCCAGACATTCTTCTGAAAGAAGGGGAACAAGCGGCGAACGTCCTCCCGAGTGAAGCCCACCAGGAAGGGCAGATATGGACCAATTATGAGGGACAACAGCATTTTGAAACCTCTCTTTGCCAGGATCATGTTTATGTGGAGACCTTTCACACACCTAGAAAacggacagaaaaaaaagtgtcaatatAACCAAGATTACAGGTTGTAAAAGAGTTTAATCTGCATCAAATGTGGATTTATAGCTATACAGAATAGAGACACCCCCACAAACGAACATTTTCACCTTCTCTCTCATATAGGGGACAGTTCTGTGGTCCTTCAAGTCTTCTGTCATAGTACCCGTGTCAAAACACTCAAATGCATCCACGCTGAATGTCTTCGGGCCTGTGACACTAACATCAGTTGCGATGTAGTGCCTCAAAAGGCTGATTCATCACCATAAACTCTGTGGTTTCAGACACAGTGGagacccccccacacacacacaaacacacacattcacactttgctTTCTGCTCCAACAGATCAGTGGATGACGCAGTGGCCCCTGGCAATCCACACTGTCCGTATGCTCTTCCTGGAATACAGCTCCACACAGCTTTTAGGCTTTTTAGCCTTTAAACCCATCCGGCATCCAATGAGGCCGATTGTGAAGCTGGCAGATCTCGGAATCCCAACACCCACCTGTAATTGGATTTTGGATTCACTTATAGACAGACCACAGGTGGTGAAGATGGGGAAACGAGGTCTCTCCAAAGGCTGCTGCCTCAGCCCTAAACTCCCTCGGCCCTGTACGCCTACGATTGTGTCTCGGCTCACAATAACAATGTCCCCATCGAATGTGCACACGACACAATCATCCTGGGTCTCGTCCAACATGGGGACGAGACATTCACATGTCAGCAGACCTGAGGTTTTACTTCATCAGACCGCTGAACAAGGCCACAATCATCCTGGGTCTCATCAATTGATGGAAACGCCGTAAAGGCAGAGGGAAAAGCCCTTCAACGAGTCGTCAAGACTGCAGAGAAGATCATCGGCTCTGATCTCCCCTCCATGGACACGCTTAACACACATCGCTGCAGACCCAGAGCATCATCAGGGACCAACAGCGCATCCAGCGCACTCTCCGCTCAGGTGGAAGGACGCAGGACATGAGACACCACAGGCCAGAGAGCATCAGCAGACCAGCCACGATAGCGGAGTTGACCAAGGATGGAAGAAAACGCCATATGTCCACACCTCGTTCATACTTCACTTATCACCGCTCTACAAACAAATCACATCACACACTTCACAGACTGGACTGTCACTCTCTCCGCTGCCTCAATCACCCCCTCCCTCTATGAGTCTCCGCATGCAATCATTTCAGTGCAATGACCTTATGTGCGTTTTTACAAAGTGTGCATATTCAGTAATAAAAGTCTGTGTGTTTAGTATAGATTTCTTATTTACTCTGCTGCTACTTAATATGTTTACCttagtttttccctttttatatatatatatatatacatatatgtatatatatataattgtagaaacattttatatatatgtatatattatataaaaaaagcttATCTCTGCAATGGGAACTTTGCACAAATACTCCAGTGTGGTTTCTTGCACCTGTGCAAAAGGCGATAAAGTCTATTCTGTTCAATTTCTTCTCCATTTATCAGGAATTTGCATTGTCATGGGTATTTGCTAATCTGTGTGCACACTGCAAGCACTGTTACGCACTGAGCATGTCCCAATGTTTAACAACTGGGTGGTGGAAATTCCACCCCAGTGAAAACTTGGAACTTCTGTAAGGGCTTTGTTTAGTGCTTACTGGGGCTTCATCTGTGCCATGTTGGTGGTGATGAGGGAGCCCCAGTCTCCTCCCTGCAGATAGAACTGTGAGAACCCCAAACGCTCCATCAGTGTCAGGAAAATCCTGGCGGCAGCGAGGCTGTCGAACCCTGAAAAGGAAGCACGTTCCGCTTCAACATCTGCTGCTCAGGCCGGAACGCACGGCTTTGATTTGAATGACCTACCTTGTTTATGAGGAGCTTCAGAGAAGCCGTAGCCAGGGATGGACGGGCATATGACCTCAAATGCAATGCCGTCGTGGCTCTGTGTGAGAAGTGGGAGAATCTTGTAGAACTCGTAGAAGGAGCCCGGCCAGCCATGGACGAGCATGAGAGGCAGAACCTTCTGATTCTCGCGTTGAGGTGGGCGCACGTGGATGAAGTGGACATCCAGTCCTGCATTATGG
Coding sequences within it:
- the LOC125019157 gene encoding MAD2L1-binding protein codes for the protein MMQRGRDPARTFKTMAEDSIIVISNSEDTENTSPDISVDPAVRRCLSFSSEKDISTAGEPKRACEILTLQSVPDAPSPRPESLEVSEQQLTPPPLGVKICLKAKNAINLKDATPKENGVSNVEDKENAAVPPITMTQDNTQEDNTSSLGGFQDSSASKQNTDAEDRDAEVLRKAQQEGRVNVVFPGTVTQEGCCRFVSEILKCILYQRQQLPMTYDQLVYSQKKQQASVQDKDTVSRRPVQSTDVESRKCQQTLQELEEVLQQLEVLFSVSRVPRVLLLMGGSLILPKELYEINMEALALASGDRCLRVSSCLRQLFRTLFVADLLSDTRPVRLMPTTVLALAHRDCGVGWFRPKLQFKVPTRVKNRIIALSTDPSIFVEPRAEGSEGQDYVWFQAPMTIKGFSN
- the ephx5 gene encoding epoxide hydrolase 1; protein product: MQRLQVLKETFHGLDVFQQRLLIGSAVAAGGILAYLVHNRTKVKTIPLGEGWWGAGRKPHSEDDAIYPFKVQTSDKEIRDLHERIDRTRYTDPLEDSGFHYGFNSTYLKKVVSYWRHEFDWKKQVAVLNEYPHFKTKIEGLDVHFIHVRPPQRENQKVLPLMLVHGWPGSFYEFYKILPLLTQSHDGIAFEVICPSIPGYGFSEAPHKQGFDSLAAARIFLTLMERLGFSQFYLQGGDWGSLITTNMAQMKPQCVKGLHINMILAKRGFKMLLSLIIGPYLPFLVGFTREDVRRLFPFFQKNVWEILKETGYMHIQGTKPDTAGCGVNDSPVGLAAYILEKFSTWTELKNRELEDGGLERKFSLDDLLTNVMIYWTTGSIVSSMRFYKENLQSDPENRVDAKTKVFVPTGLAAFPGELMHCPKSWARPKYHDIYTYTFMPRGGHFAAFEEPELLANDILNFVKKVEKKF